The window ACGTTCGGCTCCGCATCGCTCATGTCTGGAAGCTGCTTCACGCACACAGTCGGGGAGACCTCAAGCTCACGGGGGGCAGACAGCGGCGAACGAGTCAAGAGCGCACTTCGACAGAGGCTGAGCGTGTTTCCTTTTCAACCTGACCTGTCGTTTTCAGACTTCCAAGTGCCGccgcgtgtgtgtggctTGGTTTTGGCTTTTCGTGCGTGAGCACATCGTGTCTCCAGCGGGGCTCAACGACTTTTGTGGGCTCGCGGGAGCCGCTGTCGCAGTTGCAGTATGAAGACAACGCAGCAGGCACGCCGCGGAATGCACACAAAAACACCGCTACTTCCGTTCGCACCGCCAGGCACTCTATTTATCTCGCTCCACTTTTCCTCACTCATGAAGTGCATAGACGCGGAAAGTTGCAAACGCGCTTTTCGCGAACACGTGGTCGCGGACTGCGCGGCTAGGCCTCGTCTGTCACTCTGGCGAGCTGCGTCGGTGTTATCGGTCTACGGAGGGTTTTTTAGCTGAAGCGACGGTCTCTGGGTGTTGTTCGTCACTAGCCTCTCCAGGTCTAGAATCCAGAAGGAGTCAGATGGCTGCAAAGGCGGCCTGAGTCGAGCCGCGCTCTCTCAGATGGTGTGTGGAGGTATACTCTGAAGTAGGAGCAATTCCCCGTTTCCTGAAAGCAGATCTGTAAGGATGGATAGACAGTTTAGCTTATGAGAATTATCTGTGGAAGGCGCGTCGGGGTGTGGCACACAATGTTACGAGATTGTTCCACTGCCCTGTCTGTCTATTTCTTTCCTGTTGAACAGAACCACCGGAAAAACATACACGTCGGCGGTGTGACTCAACTTCGTTATGATTACTGAAGATGAGTAACGTGAAACTCGAACGCCTCTGGCATTGCAAATCGTGGCCGAGTGCATGCTGATATTGAAACATATCTCTTACTGCAGCTACGGTATCCCGTCAGGCTCTTTCACACAGGCGAATGCTAAACTAGAGGCTGACCCAAGATGAATAAGTTGCTCTTTCCCCTCGTCCTCTACGTGACCGCAACAACATATTGAGTCACGAAGGCTCTATTTGCGGAAGAGAGGTGTTGCAAATCACGTGCCGCTTTCAGATACATGTAAACGAAGACGCGTCGACGTGGACGAGTCAGAGGTTTTCGGACAGTTTGCCTCAGAAACCGACACGTGCGTGAACAGAGTACTGACACCTGTTCAGTGATCTGTTGCTGTTGCCTCACCTCGAAGGCGTCAACGCATGACCGAAGCTTAATGTTCACGTCCGCCACGATGCTCTCCACCTCTCGTTCGTACGCCTCGGCTACCGCCTTGACATATGCGTCGTGCTCTTCATGCTTCACGTTAAGATGGAAAATAACTTTGGTCAGCTGTGCCACTTTCCGGCTCAGCTCGTGCTGCAGTTCTTGAGTCCGCATATCATCTCTGCTGTATTGGGCCACACAGGAACCCAGTAGGTGGAGGCTCACGCCTTCTGGCGACCAGATGCAAACACCTCACTGTTTACACAACGCTATACGGTGAGGATCAATAAGACATGCATATCGGGGGCATACTGCCGCGCGGACGTACAACCCAGATGCACGAATTCACCGCTGAAGCTTTGTTTCAGGGAAGGCGAAAACTTGCATGCGTCGATTCGGTAAATACATTTCGTTACGCTTCTTTAGCTTGCGCATGCTAATGGCTCCCTGGAGATCTGTCGACTGCCTGCGTGAAGAGGAAATGAAACCGTGACGTCAGCAGTTGTCGTCGTTGCGTTGTGCCGGTGGAGAGGGTGTTGAGGTGTACAGTGCTCAGATAGCACCTTGTGGCGTTCGTGTTTGTGTATCTCAGAAACATTGCTGACCTCTCTGCTACACTACACAATCGACATCCTCTCGCGAGGATGTAAGGGCTGGGCTGAATAATTATGCTTTCAGTCACGAGATAGGAGTTCCTGTTTTAGGAACGCGCATGCGAACCCCATCCCGTGTCCGAAAAGCCGTCTGGGCGAGGCAAAACCTTTCGCAGTGTGCGGAATTGTCGCATATAAAAAACACGGCGTTGGTAGCAAGGCACGCATTGAACCTAGTTTGCAAAGATGCCTCAAATGCCTCTATTTTGCAAACACTCGAACAAACACTACAGTGGTCACGCCCCGCATCTGGCGCACTGCAGAAGCCCGTACGTGTGTGCGCACTGCGGGGTGAAGCTGCGCTGCACGATCTCTTGCCGGTCAAGAGGTAGTTGGAATAGCGAACGCTTATTCCACTATCATGAAGGCAGAACCTGAAGGCGAGCACCTTTGTACGACGACACACTGTGGAGAGGAGGGACTCGGAGCTACGTAATTCTACATTCCCAAGAATGGACGAAAAAACACTGCCCCGAGTCCCAGCCAATCGAGTCCGGCCGTTAGACGTTAGGTACATGGAAATTTGAAGAAGAAACCAGCTTATATATCTCACAGTGGCTAGGTACGGGCAAAACTCAATGAACACTAAATCGACCGGGCGACCGGTGTCAATGTGAACCACAGATATACAacgctgcgtcgctgccgtgTACTGCACGCGTCACCTCGATGCTACTTAGCGATGTTACGATTTCAATCAGCCATTTTGATGCCATGAGCGAAAGCGTTGCAGCGAGCCTGTAATCCGTCAAAATACAGCTCTTCTGGTCGAAGTGTGGCGCGCGTCATGCGCATTTCTGTATCTTGTCCGTTTTCGACATACTCGCCACGGAGTGAGCACCACCACACAAAATAGCTTGGTGCCGTATCAGAAACTGATAATTTACAGCACTTCGGCGTTTTTCCCCGCTCTGAAGGAATATTCGCAAAAACGATGAGTCTTGCCCCGAATTTGGGGAAAGAATTTGTATTGCAGGCATGGCATCCCGCACCTCACTCAGAATGAGGCTTGGCGTGCACTTTTTTGCAGCTGCATGAGAGCGTGTGGTTCGCGTCGTGCCCGTGCAGCTTTTCTTCAGTGCTGTGCCCGGTTGGACGATGGCGTGCTGCTTCAGCCGCTCCCTCGTTATCCCCCCTTTCTGCCGCtgttcgcgctgctgcttccgcagcagcttcaTTGCTTTGCGGGCTCGTGAACCTTGCCACAAGGGAATTCCAGCCTTCCGCAATCTTGTCTCCAGCATAGTCAACCGCATCACCAATCGCTGTGTTGAATAAACCGCAAAACCGAGAATGATTTTTCCTTCAGACTCCTGCACATTTCGCTTGTGGCCACAGATCGATTACTGGGAACATGTATGGCGATCTCGAAGCCCGAGAGACCCGCGCAGATGTGCAGTGGTCATACACGTGGCTATGGGTGAGGGAATAGTGTACACAAGATCCCTATTTGCCCCTATCGATGATGCTCTTGCTCTGGAGGAGCACGCTGTACTGTGCGCCACCTCGTTTTAAACTGGTTTCGTATCAAGTTTGAAAGCCCCTGTGCAACCCATGCGGACGTACTTTCTCCCCAAGATTTATTCTGTTCcgtatctctctctcccgaTGATTTGACGTTTGGGGCGCCTATAGATAAGAACAAACACTGCTCTTCCGGACCATTTTCTCCGCTCTGGACTCTGCACGACGGCAGACGGCCGTCTCCTGCATATGCCTCTGTCCTCACCAAATTCAACAGAATAGCTGCTCGTCAGCCCTCCTTTGGCCGACGTGGCTGTGCGCTCAGGTTGTCAAACGGGTTCCTTACCAGGTTTCAAACGAGCGGCAGGCATGCACACACAGATACGTAGATCGGTGTAGATATTGCTAGGATCTCACAGAGCACACCTCAATAAGGGGTGAACGCAacggcagcggagaagcgcgcggaaTAGGCGATGATACCCTGCCCCCGGGTAGAGACCTACGCTGCTTGACGTGGCCAATGAAGCTCTCGATAGAATGATGCTCTTCTGCAGCAAGAGAGAAACAGCACGAAAACATGATATGATCAGGGCACCTGACAGATACCGGACCGGGGGTGGCATCATGAGCCTCGTGGTTAGCGTACTTTTAAATTTCTTCCATAGGGCGATCGTTTGGTCGGCGTCCAGATGCTGCTGCTCTGCATGAGGGAAGTCAGCGCACAGGCTAGCGCGGTGCTATCAGGCAGTTGCCAACAAGCGGACAGAACCACACCGGCGCTGCAAGGATGCGCGACCTAACCAGTGGGTCACCTACGGGCAAAAGGCTTGATCCTCTGTCGTTCTTCGTCGGTGACTTTTACATCTGTGAAGCCACGTAACAGGATATCGGGGCACGATGTCAACATCAGGAGCGTCAGCAGAACAAAGTGGCGCCAGAAAGGGAACTATAGAGGGAATATAAAGAGCAGACCTACTTTTAGTTCCGAGAATTTTGTCCATAAAATCTGTAGCCTCTGTCCCTCGCTCTGAGATTAACAATCAATAACATTCCACGGAGAAAATACTGGACGGCGCTACGACCTTGCGGTCGCCGGGCACATTCAAACGAGAGAATCATGGCACGGCGGCCTGACCTTGTTCCGCGCGCCATCGCCCCAGAGTTTCCTCAGGGTCTAGCTTTGCTATTCCTGCAAGCATCGGCATCGGGGTCGACAAAGAAGGATAATGAGGGTTGGGTATCTCCTGTTCCTGACCAAAATTCTCAGGCTACGAGTGATGCCCACACTCGACATActggcagccgcgcgaaCGACATTATCGTAGTCCTTTGCGTCATCCTCTGAACACATATCGCAAGAAGAGGACAGGGCGCAGGTTTCGGAGTACCGGTGGTTACAACGGGACCGCCAACTCCCCCCAAGGCACAGCTGTGCTAGACAAAGACGAACTGTGTAGAGGCTCTACATGTCCCTCACTGTTTTTTTTCTGGACGAACGAGGGCATATCGTTGACATCGTCATCTTCATCGTCTCCATCTTCAAGTGTGGCGACATCATTGAGGCTGCCATCACCGGAAAAGTTTCGAGAACCTGGGTATTCATTCGCATCTGCTTCCGACTCCCATAAATGGAGGCCGCTGGCCAGGGAAGGCCGTAGAGCTTCGGCTCTGTTCGGTCCCTCCCACACCAGGGACAATGAAACACAGACAAGAAAGAGGACAACCGCCGAACCAAAGCCGAGATGTAAAGCTAACACCGCCATCGTGGGGGATTTTCCTTTGACCTAGTGGTCATCGAGTGTCCTGGGAGTGCGGCTGACAGAGAGAACACGCTGAAGACCCACGTCGTGATGTCACACGCACATAGGTGTTAAAGGCCACAGTTTTTCCCTTCGAAAACAAAACGACTTCAAGGAATGTTCATACAGAGTCTGCTTCTCTGGAGAACCCGACGGTCCTCGCACCTGGCTCAGCCGTGACTGGTAAGACACGAGCAGGGCACGCAGGCCTCTCGAGCAAGCTCGACCGTGACATTATTTGTAAGATGAGATGACTGTCTTTTGTGGCTAGTTTCTCAGGGTCTCTTGCGCACCGTCGGCATAGATACAAGACCAGGCCACCTGTCCGTGCAAGCAGTTTTACCAGTGATGTTGCATCGGCGGAGGCCTTCATTTTGGATGTGCACGGGAAAGGTTTCGGAATCTGTAGGCCATCCCAAACCAACGTGCAACACGCTGAAACTAGAAACGGATCAGCGTGTGTTAGCTACTGTTTGTTTTCTTCACGGGAAACCGCCGCTAGTTGCCTTTCACGACATGTCGGACAGCATGCTTGCCTCAAAACAACTTCTCCCCTAGATTCGCAATCGCAACAGCGTCGGACTCCTACTAACCGCCGAAGAGCCACGTGCATCTTCATTGACGCTGAGGCATAGGGATCATATCAGGTAGCCCATTAGGCGAGGAATCGTCGCTGTCACGCGCAGCCTTGCATTCCGGTGCCCTGATGATACGATGCGACGCAAAACAGAGGCCCCGTAGAAGCCACGCGCCTCTAGTACACTTCCCTATGGCCTGACCGAGCACAAAAGTGTACGCGCCAGAAACATGGCCATCCCACGTCTACCGTGATTTTTCAAGTCGATACGCCACCCGACGGCTGTCTGTCGTGGTTCTATCCGAAGAGGTATAGTTTACTCGTGAAGGATCTAAAGTCACGCTATGAACTAACAGGTTATGTGAGGCAATGCCGCTCGTGCACCGGTGAAATGTATCTCGGTCGGTTCGGCACGTCTTTAGAGCCATCCGCCACACCCCACTCTCGTGTCTTGCGTAAGTCGTAGCACTGAGTACCCAAAAAGGGATGCGTGAGACAGAGGTGTGGGCATATGTCGCAACGCGATTTTCCGAATAAATGTGAAAAGTCGTTTTCAACAGTGTGGATTCCAAACAACTACGCACACGGAAAGAGGAAATGCAGACCGTGGAGCCCACAATATTCCCTCACTTAGGACCTTCGCGACCAGGAAATTGACAACGCCTCCCAAGGTACGCAGAATTGCCACTACCCGGAGAGGGACTGTGTCTGCCGTTTTTAAAATTCACTAACACACTGACAACACAATATATTTGCTCTCTTCGTGCATAAGTGGCTATCTGCGTGCAGCCGCCACACCCTGTCCTTAGAATAATGTACGAGTGTGATAAGACTGCATCGGTGCATAAGAGAACAACTGAACACTGGACAGGATACAAGACCTACGCGCCACCCTCAAAATGCTGACCACAAGGGCATGACGAAGAAAGACtgacagaagagaaggagcggGAAAAGCGCAAATAGTGTGCCTACGCAAAGGAAACGAGCTCCACCAGAAAGGCGGCCCCCCAAACCGTCAGGCGACAGAAAACCCTCTGAACATATTTCACATTGAGAATCCTCACGGTGTCTTAGCCGGCGTTCAGCGGTGCTCCCTTGAACACATGAGAACgaaacgcagcagacgctcaAATGTAGCACAGAGCAAGCTCACACGGCACCGCTGCATTGCCACGCCCTCGGTGTACATGTGTATTCCTTAGTGCTCTTGAGAGCTACAAGACGCGCTCGAGCTTTGCCCGTTCCGCAGCGCTCCGCCAGGGTAACGTTGGGGGTAACTTCCTCCAGTACCCGTTTCTgtccctccgcccccccttTCCCCGTGTCACCGAGACTGGATATAATAAAGAGTCCAGGAGCTCATTTACTCTGCTGCCTACAAAAAGTATCCGTGCGAAGAGTACGGCTACAAGGCAAAGTTTCCGCTTTCCCTCAACTGTGTTACAGTGTCTGCCACTTGCCTGACTAACTTCATATGGTAGcccctgctgcgcgcgacaGCATCTACCCTGCGTTCGTCTCCTCCAAAGTCCGCTGCATATTCACCTCCTTCCGGCATACCCCACGCGTCGATCAATCCCTCATCCGCTAACACTTTCAGTCTCTTTTGGTCTAATAAGGAAACCAAACCGTCTACAGCCTAGCGCGCAATAAGATCAATCGAGCAGCACGTGCATCCCTGAACTCCTTCAATCTGCACAACTTTTCCATAAGCAAgtttccttttcctttcACTGAACAATGCCTCAGCACTCTCATGCGGCGTTTGCTCCTCACCGTCGGGATCACGTCTGTCGCTGCGATCGAGGTCGGCAGCTCCTTGACCTTCCCCAACTGCTTGACACACTTGGACGCACGTCAAAGTGACCGGACCCGCATTACGTCCGGCGACTGGCTTCTGCACGCAGACGGCTTTCTCTGTCCGTGACGGTGGATGCCCGGGTCCAGAATCTCCGGTTACAGCCATCGCCTTCCCTGGGCCGCCGCAACGACATCCCTCCATTCGCCCTTGGCACTCATCCTTCATTTTATCGTCTGAGCACGTGCCCTTCGTGCCACACAGGTTTTGACCGATACCGGCCATCTCTTCAGGCATGCTGGACCCTTGCGAATACAAACGATCACAAACCGTCGCTGGGCTGGTTCCTCTAGACACGCCACGTCCTCTCTCCTCAAGAAACTTGGCGGAACTCGGATCCGAGCGCCATCTTGAGAGAGCCGTTTCTGAGGCACCTCCAGCATCTTCACCAGCTCGGTCCCACCTGCCGATAGAGGCAGGTTCGTCTCCACCGGTCGCTTGATGGCTTGACTTTCACCGTGTGGAAACGCCAGAGTTCCAACAGCAAACAGGGAGAGACCGAAACCCCAGACCGCGAAGATGACACACAAAGCTTATTTCCTGCCCGTTGCGACGCCGGGGACGGCTGCGACGATTAAGCTTTTGAATAGCACGCCCCATCCGCGTGCAGCACGCGCTGAGCAACATGCCAGGCTGTGAAAAGAACCTGAAGCACGCAAGAGCGGTAGCAATTGCAAGCATCATTCATCATCCAACTTACCGAGGACACGTCACAACCCTCTGTTGCATCGCACGTCCCTACACATGGCATTGTTGGACGTTCTCGTCACACCAGTTACTGCGTTAACTGTACCTCGCTACCCATCTGTGTGATCCCTGTCGTTCTCAACTACTGTCCCCCTCGATACACAGCAGTCGCCTCTGATTCCAGGGGAGAAGGATCCGCGCGAACATGCTCCGAGCAGCGTGCCTCCCCGAGTTCACGTAGACTGCACGATCTGGGCGATTTGCCCTGTCGCTTACTGCATGACACGTACCTACGAGGGGCTGCACATACCTCGTGTGTTGAGAGAGCTTCGGCCACTGGCCAAGCGAGCTTGGAGCTCTGCTGGCGCATCAAGTGGAAGCATGCAGCCGTGAACACTGGATTCCTGCGCAGAGATATGCAGAACCGTACACGCAGAACGAAAGCAATTGGCAACA is drawn from Besnoitia besnoiti strain Bb-Ger1 chromosome VI, whole genome shotgun sequence and contains these coding sequences:
- a CDS encoding hypothetical protein (encoded by transcript BESB_065420), with the translated sequence MWRLSSAFLTQSADAVTQDCDPSITSARQSLAFSVFLAFTVYGAVASLVFTVLMLMKTEQLKAAREEHQAEIVRVKERLRSTSATFRQRFIETLAWRLNYDNLLSLRVTFIDCCGLCKSRNPVFTAACFHLMRQQSSKLAWPVAEALSTHEVCAAPRRWDRAGEDAGGASETALSRWRSDPSSAKFLEERGRGVSRGTSPATVCDRLYSQGSSMPEEMAGIGQNLCGTKGTCSDDKMKDECQGRMEGCRCGGPGKAMAVTGDSGPGHPPSRTEKAVCVQKPVAGRNAGPVTLTCVQVCQAVGEGQGAADLDRSDRRDPDGEEQTPHESAEALFSERKRKLAYGKVVQIEGVQGCTCCSIDLIAR
- a CDS encoding hypothetical protein (encoded by transcript BESB_065410) → MAVLALHLGFGSAVVLFLVCVSLSLVWEGPNRAEALRPSLASGLHLWESEADANEYPGSRNFSGDGSLNDVATLEDGDDEDDDVNDMPSFVQKKNKDDAKDYDNVVRAAARIAKLDPEETLGRWRAEQERGTEATDFMDKILGTKNVKVTDEERQRIKPFAQQQHLDADQTIALWKKFKKEHHSIESFIGHVKQRRSLPGGRVSSPIPRASPLPLRSPLIEVCSVRS